One genomic window of Hymenobacter sp. J193 includes the following:
- a CDS encoding 3'-5' exonuclease: MQILHKVSLDQLFVLDIETVPCVGCHDELNDMLRLLWEHKCHALRREKGWQSSAADVEPLPDHLHATSLFEQAGIYAEFGKVVCISVGCFFFDKQEERWRFRVKSFADHDEKTMLREFAALLARKPNYLLCAHNGKEFDFPYLGRRLLINGLQLPPQLDVAGKKPWEINHLDTMELWKFGDRKSYTSLALLAAMFGIPTPKDDITGADVARVYYTDNDLPRIVHYCQKDIITTARLLQKFRGEEPFSDEAVMYADELSAVMRRA, from the coding sequence ATGCAGATTTTGCACAAAGTTTCCCTTGATCAGCTGTTCGTCCTCGACATCGAAACCGTGCCCTGTGTGGGCTGCCACGATGAGCTGAACGACATGCTGCGCCTGCTCTGGGAGCATAAGTGCCACGCACTACGCCGCGAGAAAGGCTGGCAGTCCAGCGCCGCCGACGTAGAGCCCCTGCCCGACCACCTGCACGCCACCAGCTTGTTTGAGCAGGCCGGCATCTACGCCGAGTTTGGCAAGGTGGTGTGCATTTCCGTCGGCTGCTTTTTCTTCGACAAGCAGGAGGAGCGGTGGCGCTTCCGGGTGAAAAGCTTTGCCGACCACGACGAGAAAACCATGCTGCGCGAGTTTGCCGCCCTGCTGGCCCGCAAGCCCAACTACCTGCTCTGCGCCCACAACGGCAAAGAGTTCGACTTCCCGTACCTGGGCCGGCGCCTGCTCATCAACGGTCTGCAGCTGCCGCCCCAGCTAGATGTAGCCGGCAAAAAGCCGTGGGAAATCAACCACCTCGACACGATGGAGCTCTGGAAATTTGGCGACCGGAAGTCCTACACGTCCCTGGCGCTGCTGGCCGCCATGTTCGGCATTCCCACGCCCAAGGACGACATTACGGGAGCCGACGTGGCCCGCGTGTACTACACCGACAACGACCTGCCGCGCATCGTGCACTACTGCCAGAAGGACATCATCACCACGGCCCGCCTGCTCCAGAAATTCCGGGGCGAAGAGCCTTTCTCGGACGAAGCCGTGATGTACGCCGACGAGCTGAGCGCCGTGATGCGCCGGGCCTGA